The Proteiniborus sp. DW1 sequence TATAGTAAGGAATTATGTGGTGGTACTCATGTTTCAAACTCAAGTCAAATAGGTATTTTTAAGATAATAAGCGAATCTGGAATAGCTTCCGGAGTAAGGAGAATTGAAGCTATTACAGGAAAAAAAGCATATGAAGAGTTTGTACAAATGGATATGCAGATATTAAAGATGGCGGATATCTTAAAGACAAATAAGAGAGATGTTACTAATAGAGTTCAACAGATAGCTGATGAAGCAAAAAACTTAGAAAAAGAGCTAGAAAAACTAAAATCAGATTTGGCTATGTCCAAATTAGATGATATAATTAATGATAGCTTTGAAGTAAATGGGATTAAAGTAATTAGTAAGAGAATTGATGGAATGGATATGAATAGCCTAAGGCAACTTGGAGATAAAACAAGAGACTCAATCAATTCTGTAGTAGTTGTTTTTGGATCAGTACTAGAAGATAAAGTTTCTTTTGTTGCTATGGCAACAAAGGACTTAGTAAGTAAAGGAATCCACGCTGGAAATATTATAAGAGAAGTAGCAAAGGTAACTGGAGGCGGTGGAGGGGGACGCCCAGATATGGCACAAGCTGGAGGTAAGGACCCTGCTAAAATTGATGATGCTTTGAGTATAGTAAAGGACATTGTATTATCTCAGCTTAAGTAACTTTACTATTCTGTAACATTAATGTGGAAACATGATGGAAATATCAAATATAAAATTCTTTTGTGTTTCCACATAATGTACAGTTTTATCAAATATATGTATACAATTAAAAAATTATGATATAAATATATAAGGGGGTGTTTTCATGAACAGTTTTAATCAAACAATGAAATTCAGTGTTTCAAAGGATAATAAAAGTGAGGCTGAAGAGATATTGTTTTCAGTTTATGAAGCATTAGAAGAAAAAGGTTATAATCCAATTAACCAAATAATAGGCTACATATTATCTGGAGATCCTACTTATATAACTAGCCATAATAATGCAAGAACTTTAGTTAGAAAATTGGAAAGAGATGAACTTTTAGAAGAAATTCTTAAAAAGTATTTAGGAAAAAATAGCTAGGAGAGGTTTAATTGCTAGGTAATTTACAGAAGAAAAGCATAATTATCACTGTCTTAATACTATTTACGTTTTTTTCATCAGTTACATATGCTGAGGATAATATTAACTATAATAATAAGGTTTTTATGATTATAGTTAATAGATTGTCTTTATCAGACATCGAATATATGGATAATCTGCAATCTATAATTGAAGATGGAAGTATAGGTCTAATGAATACAAGAGGAGCGGTAGGATATAAAGGAGCAGATAGTTTTATAACAATAAGTGCTTCATCAAAGTCCTACTCAAGCTATGAGACGGCTAATTTTTTTAATTTGGACAAGGAAGTTAGTAGCATTTACGAAAGAAGAACGGGAAAAACTCCAGAAGGCTACAGTATCGCTAATATTGAAATTAATAAACTAAATAATTTAAATAATAATAGAACTAGTAATTCTGTAATAGGTGCTTTAGGAGATAACTTGCATAATAGCGGTCATAAGACAGCAGTATTTGGTAATTCAGATACTGCTGATAGTTTTATAAGAACTAGCTGCTTTATTGCAATGGACAGTAATGGGCTAATAGATTTTGGTAATGTTGACAATGTACTTATGGATGCTAGTGACTATCCTTTTGGTATTAAAATAAATTTTAACAAAATATTGTATGAAATACAGGATACTAAATCAAAGGCATCTCTTTTTGTAATTGAAACAGGTGATCTTGATAGGCTTAACAAGTACAGCAAGAACCTTACTGAAGAAATGTTCTTTGAACAGAGAAAAATAATTCTAAAGGATATAGATGAGTTTATTTGGAATCTATTTACAGAAGTTATTGATGAAAAATCAATGCTTATAATAGCCAGCCCAAATTCACCAGAAGACAAAGTAGATAATAGCAAGCTATCCCCACTTATTGTTTGGGATGGAGGAAAGACTAATGGTATTTTAACATCAGGGACCACCAGAAGGGATGGGATAGTATCAAATATAGACATAGCTCCAACTGTTACAAGCTATCTAGGAGCTAATAATGAGAACTTTATTGGACATGTAATAAGTGCATCAAGGGTTAATGGAAAGCTAGATTTTGTAAAGGAGCTTAATGCAAGGGTAAATACAGTTTCGAGCCTCAGAGCACCATATTTAAATTTTTACTGCTTTTTAATCATATCTATTATTGTGCTAGGTCTATTTGTTATGTTTATTAAAAGGTTTAACTTTGGCGGAAAATTTCGGGCGATGAACTCATTAATATTACTGATATTAACTTTACCACTTGTTTTTTTATTAATAGCATACTTTAACCTAGTTAATTCTTTTATTTTCTTAATAACCTCTTTACTAATGGTATTAGTTATACTTGTTATTATGAGATTTATTAAAAATGATAATAGAATTATATTATTATTAACTATAACTTATCTATCATTAGTAATAGATTTGGTTACTGGAGGGAATCTATTAAGATATTCTATACTAAGTTATGATCCAATTATAGGTGCTAGATTTTTTGGGATTGGAAATGAGTTTGCAGGTGTTATTTTAGCTTCAATGGCAATGATTACAGCATTATATATGGAGAAAACAAGAGGAAACAAGCTATTTTTGATAATATTACCAATTACTATTGTTTGTGTTTCTCATCCTAATCTTGGAGTAAACTTAGGGGGTACTATTTCAGTACTGTTTACATCTATAGTATACTTATTACTTATATTTAAGGTTAATATCAATTTGAAAAAAACTATTTTTATTGGTATTATAGTTTTATCATTCATTCTACTCATGGGTATAGTTGATATTTATATAAATCCTAATCCTTCACACTTAGGTAGGACACTTTTAGTGATTATTAATAGTGGCCCAATGTATCTAGTAAATGTTATGTTAAGAAAAGTACAAATGAATGTAAAACTAATGGGAAGCTCCATATGGTCAAGGGTTTTATTGGTAACAATTTTTGCCGAAATAAGTATACTATTGAGATGTAAAAAGAAAGTTGTTTTATTTATTGAAAATAATAGATACTTTTCTGCTGGGATTATCAGTACTCTTTTAGGTAGTATTGTAGGATTATTAGTTAATGATTCAGGGGTTTTATTAGCTGCTATAGCGAATACTTATTTAGTAGGTATTATGATGTATTGTATGTTAGATTTAATGAGTGAAAATTAGGGAAGTGACATAATGAAAAACAGAGTTTTAGGAGACACTGGTATTAAAGTATCTGAATTATGCTTTGGTTCATTGACAATTGGCCCTTTACAAGCTAATTTAGATATTTCAGAAGGTGCAGAAATTATAAGCTATGCTTTTAGTAAAGGCATTAATTTTATCGATACAGCAGAAATATATAATAACTATGAACATATTAGGGAAGCTTTAAAAACTGTAAACAGAAAAGATATAGTTATAGCTACAAAGTCATATTCTTATTCAAATGAAACTGCTGAAAAAAGTTTATATAAAGCATTAAATGAATTAGATACAGATTATATTGACATATTTCTTCTTCATGAACAGGAAAGCATACATACTCTTCGCGGACATTATGAAGCAATTGAGTATTTTATGAAA is a genomic window containing:
- a CDS encoding IreB family regulatory phosphoprotein — translated: MNSFNQTMKFSVSKDNKSEAEEILFSVYEALEEKGYNPINQIIGYILSGDPTYITSHNNARTLVRKLERDELLEEILKKYLGKNS